From the genome of Streptomyces sp. NBC_01260, one region includes:
- a CDS encoding IS5 family transposase (programmed frameshift), with amino-acid sequence MGRGDLTNAEWDRLESFLPPGGTRGGRWSDHRRVINGVLYRVRTGVQWRDLPERFGPWETVYKRHRRWSADGTWQMLLSRIQVAEDAEGGIDWDVSVDSTAVRAHQHAAGARKAPPRRPSKGGQVGDEPGRSGTAETDHPPGGGGQVGECLGRSRGGFTTKIHLVAEGRCRPLAFVLTPGHYGDGPQLERVLEQVLVPRAGVGRPRTRPDHVLADKAYTSRKNRRYLRRRGIRHTIPERLDQQRHRKNRGSRGGRPTGFDSELYKKRNTVERTINRLKGFRAVATRYEKRAYIYLGTVTLAALMIWLRT; translated from the exons ATGGGCCGTGGGGATCTGACGAATGCGGAGTGGGATCGGCTGGAGTCGTTCCTACCTCCTGGTGGTACGCGTGGAGGTCGGTGGAGCGATCACCGCCGGGTGATCAACGGGGTTCTCTACCGGGTGCGGACCGGCGTGCAGTGGCGGGATCTGCCGGAGCGATTCGGGCCATGGGAGACGGTCTATAAACGACATCGTCGCTGGTCAGCCGATGGAACCTGGCAGATGCTGCTGTCTCGCATCCAGGTAGCCGAGGACGCCGAGGGCGGCATCGACTGGGACGTGTCGGTGGACTCGACAGCCGTGCGAGCCCACCAGCACGCCGCCGGTGCGAGGAAAGCGCCCCCG CGCCGTCCCTCAAAGGGGGGCCAAGTGGGGGACGAACCAGGTCGATCCGGTACTGCGGAGACTGACCATCCGCCTGGAGGAGGTGGTCAGGTCGGCGAATGTCTGGGACGTTCCCGCGGAGGATTCACCACCAAGATCCACCTCGTTGCCGAGGGACGATGCCGGCCCCTCGCCTTCGTCCTGACACCCGGACACTACGGAGACGGACCCCAGCTCGAGCGGGTGCTGGAACAGGTTCTGGTGCCGCGAGCCGGAGTCGGCCGGCCACGCACCCGGCCCGACCATGTCTTGGCGGACAAGGCCTACACGTCCCGGAAGAACCGCCGCTACCTGCGACGACGCGGAATCCGGCACACCATCCCCGAACGTCTCGACCAGCAGAGACACCGCAAGAACCGAGGTTCACGCGGCGGTCGGCCTACCGGTTTCGACAGCGAGCTCTACAAGAAGCGCAACACCGTCGAACGCACCATCAACCGCCTCAAAGGCTTCCGCGCCGTCGCGACCCGCTACGAGAAACGCGCCTACATCTACCTCGGCACCGTCACACTCGCAGCACTCATGATCTGGCTCCGTACATGA